The Bradysia coprophila strain Holo2 unplaced genomic scaffold, BU_Bcop_v1 contig_70, whole genome shotgun sequence genome contains a region encoding:
- the LOC119083860 gene encoding transient receptor potential cation channel protein painless-like yields the protein MEELGESIPLSGLKDNKHKFEQFNEAFKWNDVDKFRQILSGIGGSDRVNFLQTADPYTHKSIFELICATPDRHTFILECISAGCDTNKQNQKCGKGPLGFAVEAISSNNLEALLSDTSVGVDTKHSFQFPFTSVNYFVELISDKSFNEIYPCIELLVKHCADVNLPAENGKTPIENILENSRLRVEKKTRLMQCFLSEAKYVDITRVYTRLIKLLPDVELSPTHTQIDQVWNADRFVEYLTKENELKIIATDSPTRLTELFTIVHSDTTLLTLAIENAWTFSVEKVIRLGVDLNIKAGHFTPIEHAINVGHWEILQLFLSSSKLDLNGVQTLLPIAAQYTERPANNHKNYVKCFDLLLNHSKIDVNAADAFGCTALHYAIRNDDSRIVADLLKRGAYIGIKDSSKKPLISKIDPQLLEKHFNSCITTTSKHFDRNDYELVFNFANFIPSQSKRQKGRYCVRKRIYETKVLRNISECDETKHLVRHPLIEGLLHWKLDGFNVILFANLLFFALFAVNTVWTIYWFNNANQNGKFKKCEMPRRDKVLFENIYWVCSEESAYHTYYMSYSFLMLSILFAREVTQFIFSPWSYLKSLDNYLELALIFCSFVTIGMQHAIIEFHDRDAFDDEGRMLVMTVYKTLAVASIFLITYEMFCLLGTVPFWSFSTHYVMLKTVVKNFFKCLLMYAIIIVAFAFTFYILFNDPTNSTNPSTIATTPNSTEGKLNHFSSVGMSLFKVSTMAIGEIDAASIDFKGNATSYVVFAGFILLITTVLSNLLNGLAVSDTTAIMAEAKQTELIQRCAALSRFEDGLFNIANRIGFTKLKSNVIRVRPNQKNRIVGENQKKCCGSARMSESIVKEAFKVLKRAELEEKEEIEKERIERRFSNIEKSINSIESLVKSNEKLLEKVLQHRLN from the exons ATGGAGGAGCTGGGTGAAAGCATTCCATTAAGTGGTTTGAAAGATAACAAACACAAGTTTGAG CAATTCAACGAAGCATTCAAATGGAATGACGTagataaatttcgtcaaatctTATCTGGCATTGGCGGGTCAGATCGTGTTAACTTTTTACAAACTGCCGATCCGTATACACACAAATCGATATTTGAATTGATCTGTGCAACACCTGACCGACATACATTTATTCTGGAATGCATTTCAGCCGGATGTGACACTAACAAA CAAAACCAAAAATGCGGCAAGGGACCATTGGGTTTTGCGGTTGAAGCGATTTCTAGCAACAATTTGGAGGCATTGCTGAGTGACACGAGTGTGGGTGTGGATACCaaacattcatttcaattccCTTTTACATCAGTCAACTATTTCGTGGAGCTTATTTCCGATAAGAGTTTCAACGAGATTTATCCATGTATTGAGTTGTTGGTGAAGCATTGCGCTGATGTGAATCTACCGGCAGAGAATGGGAAGACtccaattgaaaatattctggaaaattcacgTCTACGAGTGGAAAAGAAGACGAGACTGATGCAGTGTTTTCTCAGCGAGGCCAAATACGTTGACATTACCCGAGTGTACACTAGACTGATCAAACTGTTGCCTGATGTAGAATTATCGCCAACCCACACTCAAATTGATCAAGTTTGGAATGCAGATCGCTTCGTTGAGTACTTGaccaaagaaaatgaattgaaaatcatTGCTACGGACAGTCCAACTCGACTAACTGAACTCTTCACGATCGTTCACAGTGACACAACCCTTTTGACATTAGCCATTGAAAATGCGTGGACATTCTCAGTCGAAAAAGTTATTCGACTGGGCGTCGATCTGAACATCAAAGCTGGACACTTCACTCCTATCGAGCATGCCATCAATGTCGGTCATTGGGAAATTTTGCAGCTCTTTCTGAGTTCATCGAAATTAGATTTGAATGGCGTGCAGACACTTCTCCCCATAGCCGCACAATACACTGAGCGACCAGCgaataatcataaaaattacgtaaaatgttTTGACTTACTGCTCAATCATTCGAAAATTGATGTGAACGCAGCCGATGCATTCGGTTGCACTGCACTTCATTATGCCATCCGAAACGATGATTCAAGGATCGTTGCCGATTTGCTGAAACGAGGAGCCTATATCGGAATCAAAGACTCGTCGAAAAAGCCGTTGATTTCGAAAATCGATCCACAATTACTCGAAAAGCATTTTAACAGCTGTATCACCACGACCAGCAAACATTTCGATCGAAACGATTACGAGCTGGTTTTTAATTTTGCAAACTTTATTCCATCTCAATCGAAGCGTCAAAAAGGTCGATACTGTGTCCGAAAACGTATCTACGAAACGAAAGTTTTGAGAAACATTTCTGAATGCGACGAAACGAAACATTTGGTTCGTCATCCATTAATCGAAGGCCTTCTGCACTGGAAACTCGATGGTTTCAATGTGATTTTATTCGccaatttgttgtttttcgcACTTTTTGCGGTTAATACCGTTTGGACTATTTATTGGTTCAACAATGCCAATCAAAATGGCAAATTTAAGAAATGCGAAATGCCACGCAGAGACAAAGTACTCTTTGAAAATATATACTGGGTATGTTCCGAGGAGTCAGCTTATCACACTTATTACATGTCGTATTCCTTTCTCATGCTTTCGATTTTGTTCGCTCGCGAAGTGACCCAATTCATATTTTCTCCGTGGTCGTACTTGAAAAGTCTTGATAATTACTTGGAATTAGCCTTAATCTTCTGTTCTTTTGTAACTATCGGTATGCAGCATGCAATTATTGAATTCCATGACCGGGATGCGTTTGACGACGAGGGGAGAATGCTTGTAATGACAGTCTACAAAACTTTAGCAGTTGCTTCAATTTTTCTGATCACCTACGAAATGTTTTGCTTGCTTGGCACAGTTCCGTTTTGGTCATTCTCCACTCATTATGTCATGTTGAAAACGGTcgtcaaaaatttcttcaaatgctTGTTGATGTATGCTATCATAATAGTGGCATTTGCCTTTacgttttacattttattcaatgatccaacaaattcaacaaatccTTCCACTATTGCAACCACTCCGAATTCCACGGAAGGGAAGCTTAACCATTTCAGCAGTGTTGGCATGTCCTTGTTCAAAGTTTCGACAATGGCGATTGGCGAAATAGATGCTGCTAGCATAGATTTTAAAGGCAATGCAACTAGTTATGTGGTTTTCGCTGGCTTCATTTTGTTGATTACAACTGTTCtctcaaatttattgaatggCTTAGCTGTGAGTGACACTACAGCAATCATGGCAGAAGCCAAGCAAACTGAACTtattcaacggtgcgcagcttTGTCTCGCTTTGAAGATGGATTGTTCAACATTGCAAATCGCATTGG TTTCACTAAACTCAAATCGAATGTCATTCGAGTGCGGCCAAATCAGAAAAACAGAATTGTTGGTGAGAATCAAAAGAAATGTTGTGGATCTGCTCGAATGAGTGAGAGTATTGTGAAAGAAGCATTTAAGGTGCTGAAACGGGCTGAACTGGAAGAGaaagaagaaattgaaaaagaacgAATTGAGAGACGATTTTCGAACatcgaaaaatcaattaactCAATAGAAAGTTTggttaaatcaaatgaaaaactaCTTGAAAAAGTGCTTCAACATAGATTAAACTAA